One Oryzomonas sagensis DNA segment encodes these proteins:
- a CDS encoding transporter substrate-binding domain-containing protein, giving the protein MRLHDLILYRTGMCPFVERFFHLFIMVSFSIAIIAGEAEADGLSAPNGHQAIIVGGDRDYPPYEFIDKNGQPAGFNVDLTKAIADVMGMKVAFRLGGWSEMRSALQSGQVDVLEGTSYSEERAKEVDFSLPYAMINHAVFARRDSPRVNSLAELAGRSVAVIRGGIMHDLLEREGFNGRLQLTPTPADALRFLAAGTTDYAIVAIVPGMYIIRESKLSNLVPAVRNVATQRFCYAAKKGNDELLSRFNEGLAILRKTGQYDLIYNKWLGVMEPEHVDWRTISKYVALVVVPLVALLGGFALWSRTLHRQVAVRTADLTREIAERKHAEEELRINQQQLVQADKLAALGVLVSGVAHEINNPTGLILLDVPILKRANSDTERILEGYYAAHGDFTIGGLPYSEMRDEIPKILDAMQDGAKRIKRIVSDLTDFARRDDVADKVRIDFNMVVQTALRLVDPTIRKSTNRLHVDYTEEMPSILGNSQRIEQVVVNLILNACQALPDADRGISITTRYNHATMSAILMVRDEGVGIAPENLPRLTDPFFTTKRESGGTGLGLSVSDGIIKEHGGHLNFESTIGSGTTVTLSIPVIEEEQMT; this is encoded by the coding sequence ATGCGTCTTCATGACTTGATTTTATATCGAACGGGAATGTGCCCCTTCGTGGAAAGGTTTTTCCACCTTTTCATTATGGTTTCGTTCTCCATTGCGATCATTGCCGGCGAGGCCGAGGCAGACGGCCTCTCGGCGCCCAATGGACACCAGGCTATTATCGTCGGTGGCGACCGGGATTACCCCCCGTATGAATTTATTGACAAGAATGGCCAACCGGCAGGGTTTAACGTTGATCTTACCAAGGCCATTGCCGATGTTATGGGGATGAAAGTAGCGTTTAGGCTCGGCGGATGGTCAGAGATGCGCTCCGCTCTGCAGAGTGGTCAGGTAGACGTTCTGGAGGGGACGTCATATTCGGAAGAACGAGCCAAAGAGGTCGATTTTTCTCTGCCTTATGCCATGATCAACCACGCAGTATTTGCCCGTCGTGATTCACCACGAGTAAACTCACTCGCTGAACTGGCTGGGAGGTCGGTTGCCGTCATCCGGGGCGGGATCATGCACGACCTGTTGGAGCGGGAAGGATTTAACGGCCGGCTTCAACTCACACCAACTCCCGCCGATGCCCTGCGTTTTTTGGCAGCAGGGACTACCGACTATGCCATCGTCGCCATCGTGCCGGGCATGTACATTATCCGCGAATCGAAACTGTCCAATCTCGTTCCGGCGGTGCGTAATGTGGCAACGCAACGTTTCTGCTATGCCGCTAAAAAAGGAAATGATGAACTGCTGTCCCGGTTCAACGAGGGCTTGGCCATCCTTAGGAAGACTGGCCAGTATGATTTGATTTACAATAAATGGCTCGGCGTGATGGAGCCGGAGCATGTCGATTGGCGGACCATTTCCAAATATGTGGCACTAGTCGTTGTCCCGCTGGTAGCGTTGCTGGGAGGGTTTGCCCTTTGGTCGCGAACGCTGCACCGGCAGGTTGCCGTGCGTACTGCCGATCTGACGCGGGAGATTGCCGAGCGGAAACATGCCGAGGAAGAGTTGCGCATTAATCAGCAACAGCTTGTCCAGGCCGATAAGTTGGCCGCACTGGGAGTCCTTGTTTCGGGAGTAGCCCACGAGATTAACAATCCGACCGGCTTGATCCTGCTCGACGTTCCAATCCTGAAACGAGCAAACAGCGATACGGAGCGCATCCTTGAAGGGTATTACGCGGCGCATGGCGATTTCACCATCGGCGGACTTCCTTATTCCGAAATGCGCGATGAGATCCCAAAAATTCTGGACGCGATGCAGGATGGAGCAAAACGTATCAAGCGGATAGTTAGTGATTTGACTGATTTCGCCCGGCGGGATGATGTGGCCGACAAAGTGCGCATCGATTTTAATATGGTTGTTCAAACGGCGCTACGGCTCGTTGACCCGACGATCCGCAAGTCGACGAACCGTCTGCATGTCGATTATACTGAAGAGATGCCGTCGATATTGGGCAACAGCCAGCGGATCGAACAAGTGGTTGTCAACCTGATTCTCAACGCCTGTCAGGCCCTGCCGGATGCGGACAGGGGGATTTCGATCACTACCCGGTACAACCATGCGACCATGAGTGCCATCCTTATGGTCCGTGACGAAGGTGTCGGTATAGCCCCGGAAAATTTGCCACGCCTGACGGATCCCTTTTTTACCACCAAGCGGGAGAGCGGTGGAACGGGACTCGGTTTGTCGGTATCCGACGGTATCATCAAAGAGCATGGCGGCCATCTTAACTTTGAATCAACCATTGGCTCCGGCACCACCGTGACCCTGTCGATACCCGTAATTGAAGAGGAGCAGATGACGTGA
- a CDS encoding sigma-54-dependent transcriptional regulator, whose translation MTQQNYPAFGVLLVDDEPAWLKSLSLVLRSCAGLNNVRTCQDSREVLGLLARGDIGLVILDLTMPHLSGQELLEQISERHPEVTTIVVSGLNQLETAVRCMKLGAFEYFIKTDEEDRIVGGVLRAVRMKEMQRDYLEVSTRLVSGELCHPEAFASIGTRNRAMLNVFTYVEAVAKSPQPLLITGESGVGKELIAQAAHRLSGCCGKLVTVNVAGLDDAVFADTLFGHVRGAFTGADQLRRGMVEEAADGTLFLDEIGDLRIASQIKLLRLLQEGEFFPLGSDQPKCLKARIIVATHQNLVEKEAAGTFRRDLFYRLRTHKVYVPSLRERPDDIPLLLDHFLGEAAQVLGKKKPTPPRELAQFLTTYNFPGNVRELKAMVYDAVSLHRGHMLSMDSFINAVGQSQPANEETASRPKQNPFAGFVDLPTFSDAAGFLVAEAMHRANGNQTMAARLLGISQPALNRRLKMLRD comes from the coding sequence GTGACCCAGCAAAACTATCCCGCCTTTGGTGTTCTCCTGGTCGATGATGAGCCTGCTTGGCTTAAATCTCTTTCCCTTGTCCTGCGGAGTTGCGCAGGGCTCAACAATGTCCGCACCTGTCAGGATAGCCGGGAAGTCCTGGGGCTGCTTGCTCGGGGGGACATAGGTCTTGTCATTCTCGACCTCACCATGCCGCATCTGTCCGGGCAAGAACTCCTCGAACAGATCAGTGAACGGCACCCCGAGGTTACCACCATCGTTGTTAGTGGCCTCAACCAGCTGGAAACCGCGGTTCGTTGCATGAAACTTGGTGCGTTCGAATATTTTATCAAAACCGATGAGGAAGACAGGATCGTGGGGGGAGTACTGCGGGCCGTCCGGATGAAGGAGATGCAACGTGATTACCTGGAGGTTTCGACCCGCCTGGTATCCGGTGAATTGTGTCATCCGGAAGCATTCGCCTCCATCGGCACCAGAAATCGGGCAATGTTGAACGTCTTTACCTATGTGGAGGCGGTGGCGAAAAGCCCGCAGCCGTTGCTGATCACCGGTGAGAGCGGCGTGGGCAAGGAGCTTATAGCGCAGGCTGCCCATCGGTTGAGCGGTTGTTGCGGCAAGTTGGTGACGGTTAATGTTGCCGGTCTTGACGACGCAGTCTTTGCCGATACCCTCTTTGGTCACGTCCGCGGTGCTTTCACGGGTGCCGATCAGCTCAGGCGCGGAATGGTCGAGGAGGCAGCCGATGGCACACTCTTCCTCGATGAAATTGGCGACTTGAGAATCGCTTCTCAGATCAAATTGCTGCGCCTGCTGCAAGAGGGTGAATTTTTCCCCCTCGGCAGCGACCAACCCAAGTGTCTCAAAGCGCGCATCATAGTGGCCACCCACCAGAATCTCGTGGAAAAGGAAGCGGCGGGAACGTTTCGCCGTGATCTCTTCTACCGCCTCCGTACCCATAAAGTGTATGTGCCCTCATTGCGGGAACGGCCGGATGACATCCCCCTGCTGCTAGACCATTTCCTGGGAGAAGCCGCCCAAGTACTGGGAAAAAAGAAACCAACCCCTCCCAGGGAACTGGCTCAGTTTCTGACTACTTATAACTTCCCCGGCAATGTTCGCGAACTGAAGGCAATGGTCTATGATGCCGTTAGTTTGCATCGCGGCCACATGCTTTCTATGGACTCATTTATCAATGCCGTCGGACAATCCCAACCTGCTAATGAAGAAACGGCCTCCCGACCCAAGCAGAACCCGTTTGCCGGTTTTGTCGACCTTCCCACATTCAGCGATGCGGCTGGCTTTCTTGTTGCCGAAGCCATGCATCGGGCTAATGGTAATCAGACCATGGCGGCGCGTCTCCTCGGTATATCCCAACCGGCCCTGAACCGCCGGCTGAAGATGTTGCGGGACTGA
- a CDS encoding TetR/AcrR family transcriptional regulator, with amino-acid sequence MVKADCRRRLMEVGTRLFAERGLHGVSVRELSRAAGTSISMISYYFGSKEGLYSSVLQEQFACFDQIGDIRQQGASPLAVIEGYLRWTIQRHRSNPYLLRFYTSELTNPTAYFATLVAPPIGNVIKILADVIEEGRQQGQFRPGIDAVNAALALAGMINYFFLSTLATESLTNHSPAQDEQLVSQYAAIFTQGIIAAP; translated from the coding sequence ATGGTAAAAGCGGATTGCCGCCGCAGACTGATGGAGGTGGGAACACGACTGTTTGCAGAGCGCGGTTTGCACGGCGTTAGCGTCAGGGAATTGTCTCGGGCGGCAGGGACGAGCATTTCCATGATCTCGTACTACTTTGGCAGTAAAGAAGGCTTATACAGTTCGGTGTTACAGGAGCAGTTTGCCTGTTTCGACCAGATTGGCGATATCCGGCAGCAAGGGGCCAGCCCTCTGGCAGTGATAGAGGGCTACCTTCGCTGGACCATCCAGCGGCACCGCAGCAACCCGTACCTCCTGCGATTCTACACCAGCGAGCTCACCAATCCCACGGCTTACTTTGCGACGCTCGTCGCGCCACCCATCGGCAATGTGATAAAAATCCTCGCGGATGTGATTGAAGAGGGGAGGCAACAAGGGCAATTCCGGCCGGGCATCGATGCCGTGAACGCCGCACTTGCCCTTGCCGGCATGATCAATTATTTTTTCCTCAGCACCCTGGCCACCGAGTCCCTGACCAATCATTCACCCGCTCAGGATGAGCAGTTGGTCAGCCAGTATGCGGCCATCTTTACCCAGGGAATTATTGCCGCTCCGTAA
- a CDS encoding acetyl-CoA hydrolase/transferase C-terminal domain-containing protein has protein sequence MSELLKRIRKTNLHSRIKKVEDVIPLFKTGMNIGWSGFTPAGYPKMVPIALADHVEKNGLQGKLKFNLFIGASVGTETEDRWAALDMIDRRWPYQTGKNIQAGINEGRIRMGDKHLSMFAQDLGYGFYTKDNGGRLDIAIIECSAITENGGLVLTASCGAVPEIVQIADKIIIEINTSIPSFEGLHDIIEPVNPPHRQPYLISRVDDRAGSPYVRVDTDRIVAIIESDRPDKGRSFSEQDETSEAIAAHIIDFFSNEVKMGRLPKNLLPLQSGVGSIANAVIGGLAKGPFTGLNVWTEVLQDTMLDLFDSGKLDFASTVSLSYSVDGFKRFYDNWDKYSNKVLMRPLSIANHPEPIRRLGCIAMNTPVEFDIYAHANSTLVGGSRMINGIGGSGDFLRNAYLSIMHTPSARPTKTDPTGITCVVPHVPHVDHTEHDLDVLVTEQGLADLRGLDPKSRAQLIIDKCAHPDYKPLLQEYFDVAKKECLARKTGHEPQLLDRVFKMQVNLAKNGTMKIDNWDI, from the coding sequence ATGTCAGAATTGCTCAAGAGAATCAGAAAAACCAATCTCCACTCCCGGATCAAAAAGGTCGAGGATGTTATTCCCCTGTTCAAAACCGGCATGAACATCGGCTGGTCCGGCTTTACCCCCGCCGGCTACCCCAAGATGGTGCCGATCGCCCTGGCAGATCACGTGGAGAAAAACGGCTTGCAGGGCAAACTGAAATTCAACCTGTTCATCGGCGCCTCGGTCGGCACCGAGACGGAGGACCGCTGGGCCGCCCTCGACATGATCGACCGCCGCTGGCCCTACCAGACCGGCAAGAATATCCAGGCCGGCATCAATGAAGGGCGCATCCGCATGGGGGACAAACATCTCTCCATGTTTGCCCAGGACCTGGGGTATGGCTTCTACACCAAGGATAACGGCGGACGCCTGGATATCGCCATCATCGAGTGCTCCGCCATCACGGAAAACGGCGGGCTGGTGCTGACCGCCTCCTGCGGCGCCGTGCCGGAGATCGTGCAGATCGCCGACAAGATCATCATAGAGATCAACACCTCCATACCGAGCTTTGAAGGGCTGCACGATATCATCGAGCCGGTGAACCCGCCCCACCGGCAACCGTATCTCATCAGCCGGGTGGACGACCGGGCCGGTTCCCCGTACGTGCGGGTGGATACGGACCGGATCGTGGCCATCATCGAATCGGATCGCCCCGATAAAGGCCGTTCCTTCAGCGAACAGGACGAGACCTCGGAGGCCATCGCGGCCCACATCATCGACTTCTTCTCCAACGAGGTGAAGATGGGGCGCCTGCCCAAGAACCTGCTGCCGCTCCAGTCGGGGGTCGGCTCCATCGCCAATGCGGTTATCGGCGGACTCGCGAAAGGACCATTCACCGGCTTGAACGTCTGGACCGAGGTGTTGCAGGACACCATGCTCGACCTCTTCGATTCGGGAAAACTTGATTTCGCCTCGACGGTCTCGCTTTCCTATTCGGTCGACGGTTTCAAACGTTTTTACGACAACTGGGACAAGTACAGCAACAAGGTACTGATGCGTCCCCTCTCCATTGCCAACCATCCCGAGCCGATCCGCCGTCTGGGGTGCATTGCCATGAACACCCCGGTCGAGTTCGACATCTATGCCCATGCGAACTCCACCCTCGTGGGGGGTTCCAGGATGATCAACGGCATCGGCGGTTCCGGCGATTTTCTCCGCAACGCCTACCTCTCCATCATGCACACGCCGTCGGCAAGGCCGACCAAGACCGATCCCACCGGTATCACCTGCGTTGTGCCCCACGTGCCCCACGTGGACCATACGGAGCACGACCTGGATGTGCTGGTGACGGAGCAGGGCCTGGCCGACCTGCGCGGTCTGGACCCGAAAAGCCGGGCACAGCTCATCATCGATAAATGCGCCCATCCGGACTACAAACCGCTGCTCCAGGAATATTTCGACGTGGCAAAGAAAGAGTGCCTGGCACGCAAGACGGGCCACGAACCGCAGCTGCTCGATCGGGTTTTCAAGATGCAGGTCAATCTGGCAAAAAATGGTACAATGAAGATCGACAACTGGGATATCTGA